In Ureibacillus thermophilus, the genomic stretch TCAAGGGAGGCAATGCTGACACCTTTGCTGGAAGAGGCATGGATAAACTGATTGCTGCCTATATAGATGCCTACATGGGAAACGCCATTTCCAGATGTATTAAAAAATACAAGATCTCCAATTTGTAAATTTTCCTTTGATATAGGAATTCCTTGAGAAAACTGCTCCTGAGATGTTCGATTGATGGTATATCCCAAATCGGCAAATACTTTCTGGGTAAATCCCGAACAATCAAATCCGCTTGTTGTTGTACCTCCCCATACATACGGAACACCTATGTATTGTTTTGCCGTTGTAATCAATTCTTGTGGTGTAGCAGCTTCTGCATCAACAATAGATGAAGTAAAAATCATAAAAGATGCAAAAACTGGGATGAGCCATCTCTTTTTCACTGTCAAATTCCCCTCCATTTTCCTCGTTTCTCAATCTATTTCGAGCCTACCATAAATATTGCAATTATGATTTTTCATTTATGTAACGAATTATTATCAACGTTTTCGAGAAAATTATTGATTTAATTAGAATATTTTTGTTTTTTCGATTAACCTTTGATAATGCGAGTAACACTTTGTAATACGACTGTAATATTTTTATTAAAATATTGATAATTTATAAAAGGAAATTGAGGATAATGTTGGATTTTTATTATATTTTAAGGTTAATTTTACATTATAAGGAAATCAGGAGGGGGTTCTGCTCCAATTGAGGAAATATACGCACGAATTGAATTCGGATCCGACTAATTGAGAAGGTAAACGCACGAATGGAGGAAGCAAACGCACGAAACAATGCAGTATCCGCACCAAATGAGGAGGTAAACGCACGAAACCAAGCAGTATCCGCACCAAATGAGGAAGTAAACGCACGAATTGGAGCTGTATCCGCACGAAATGAGGAGGTAAACGCACGAATCGGGGCAGTATCCGCACGAAATAAGGAAGCAAACGCACGAATCGGGGCAGTATCCGCACGAAATAAGGAAGCAAACGCACGAATCGGGGCAGTATCCGCATCAATAAAAATTAGTACCCCACCCAAACAAAATTAAAAAATGGAGAAACGTGATGTTCCTCCATTTATCTATGTTTATTTTTGATAATATTCGACAATTCCTTTGTAAATAGAATCTCCAAAGATTTCGATATATTCGCTGTTTGTTAATTTTGCACGATCATCTGGGTTTGTTATAAACCCTAATTCCACCAATACAGATGGTAACAGCATATTGCGGATGACATAATAATCTTGTTTTTTCACACCACGGTCGTGCATACCCGCATTTCTTACAATTTGATTATTGATGGCTTTCGCCAACACTTCATCTTCTTCCACATTCACATTGCCTTGTACACTATAGTACGTTTCTGTACCTTTTGCACTTGTGCTGGAAGCGGAGTTGACATGGATGCTTACAAACACTTCTGCATGGTGATTCAATGCGATGTTTACCCGATCCTCAAGTGTTGGGTATGTATCGCCTGTTCTTGTCATAATGACTTTTGCTCCAGCAGCTTCCAATTTATTTTTTACAACGGTTGCCACTTTCAAAGTAATTTCTTTTTCCACAGCACCGTTGCTGGAAGCACCAGGGTCTTTGCCGCCGTGGCCTGCATCAATCACGATAATCCGATCTTTAACTGGGCTGCCGCTTTGATTAATCAGCTTCAAATATGTTTTATGCACATATCCTTTTTTCCCATCGGATGTCGTGATATTAGCCCAGTTTCCCGTAATGGAATGAACTGTTACCACATCTCCCTTATTCAATGTTCCAAGGGAGTTAGATGAAGCATCCGCTTTTTCACGGATATTTAAAGCATTGGTTGTGACACGACCAATTGTACTTGCAGAAGTAGCAGGCGGCGTTTCCACTTTTCCTGGCTCTTTTGGCACAGTTTGATTTGGATTTTCAGCTGTTTTTTCTTTTGTCAGTGATATTTGCACGTATCCAGGAATGCCATTTTTCGCTGTTAAATAATAACTTCCAACAGTTTTATACACAGGGATTTCTTCCCCACCGTTGAAGTAGCCAATCACTTTAGAATTTTTATTGCTAGATTTATAAACATTAACTCTTTCGTTCGCATTTACTTTTTTCACCACATTGCCAAGGGGTTGTCCGGAATCATCCACCACTTGCGCATAGTCGCTGGAAATATATGCAAATTGATCTTTGTACATCACCTTAAACCAACCAGATTGAACTTCAAATAAAGGAAGCGTATCGCCTTTATTGATTTGTCCAATTTTATTGTCATTAGATGTAGCATCTTGGGAACTGCGGACATTTAAATTATTCACAGTCGCCATTACCGTTCCAATTGCATCATTAATATTCGGCGCTTGCACACCTTGCACTGGCAATTCTAAACGGAATTTGTCTTCTCTTGCACGAGCAATGAACATGGCAAATTGTGCCCGCGTTACATTTGATTGCGGCATAAATACTCGATTGTTTCCTGAAGTGCTGCCTTGAGTGATTCCGTTATAGTAAATCGCTGCAATGTATTTGTAATATGGATGGTCTTGCGGCACATCTTTGAATGGAATGGATAATTTTGCATACTTTTCAACATCTAAATTAAAAGCAAGCGCTAAAGCCTTAGCCATTTCCTGGCGAGTTAAAGCCGCATTAGGCGAAAATTGTCCCGTACGATAAGCACTGATAAAGCCTTCCTTATAAGCTCTTTCCACATAACCTGAAAGCTCTGTACCCGCTTCAACATCAGTAAAATTGGATCTTGTAACACTCAATGGTTGCAGCCCTGCAGAAACGACCACCATTTTAGCTGCTTGTCCCCGTGTTACAGAATTATATGGTTTGTAGTAAGTGCCGTTTTCCGTTTCGTATCCTTTAATAGCTCCCAAATCAATTAAATATTGAATTTCCTCATATGCCTCATGGGTTGACGGCACATCCACAAATTGTACTTTTGCATTTGCCGTATGTAAGTTCAATATGAAAGAGATGCACAATACAAAAGCCATGATGAAAAAACTTTTTCTTTCCACAATCAAATTACCTTCCCGCCCTTCTAAGATAGTAATTTTATTCTACCAAAAGAATTATTTAGATTCATCAGTCTTTTCTACCGGATTCGCCATTTTCCCCCTAAGAAATATCTAGAAACTCCCTTAGTTCAATCATTTTTCACTCATTTCGACAAAATATAAAAATCGGCAAAAAGGCTTGATTACAAGAAAAAGAAGTTCTCCTTTCACATGACATGAAATGATAAAATTTTACCATTTTTATTAAGGATGCGTATATTTCCTTAAAATTGGGTAAAACTGAAGTAAGATAAATCGGCTCCCTCTCCGATAAAAAAGAGAGGTTCCTTAAAACCTCTCACCCTTTTTTATTTTCATTCCTACAAGATAAACGTTGGTAGCTTATTCAATTATTTTAAATTTTGAATGCGTTCGATAAAAATGTCCAAGTGTTCTAATGTTGCGTAGTCATCTACACCAAATGTTCCGTCATTTTTTCCAAATGCGATGCCGTTAGAAGCCAAAATGCTTACATATTCATATGCCCAATGATCTGCTGGTACGTCCGCAAATGTCGGTGCTTCTCCTTTTAATTCCAAGCCATAAGCTAATACTAATACTTTTGCCAATTGACCGCGTGTGATTGGTGAACCTGGATTGAATTTACCGTTATCGTCACCTGTAAAGACTGCTAATTTTTGTAATGCTGTTACCGCTCCAGCATATTTTGCTTCAGGCTTCACATCCACAAAAGAAGAGTTTGTATCGCTTGTATCTAAATTAAGAGCTTGAGCCAATCGAGTTGCCACTTCACCGCGTGATGCATAGATGCTATAGTCAATTGCCGCTTCTTTTACTTCTTCTGCTTGCTCTGTTGTAAATTCTGCCACACGTCTTGCGCCAACATAACGTGAACCCCAATAGTATGGGTCGTTGATATCATCAATATCCACTCCATCAGAAGTTGTAGCGGAAATGAATTGGCCGTCTCCTAAATAAATGCCTACATGGGAAATGCCGCTGCCGGATGTGTTAAAGAACACTAAATCCCCAGGCTGCAAATCGCTTTTAGACACAGCTGTGCCTTGTGTATATTGTTCTTTGGAAGAACGTTTTAACGTAATGCCGAATTGAGAAAATACATATCTTGTAAAACCAGAGCAGTCGATTCCCGTTTGAATATTTGTTCCTCCATATTTATATGGAGCCCCTAAATATTGCTTGGCAGTACTTGTTAATTCTTCTGCTGTTGCTGCTTCTGCGGCATTTATTCCGATTCCTGATACAAGCATAAATGATGCAAATATTGACAATAACCATTTCTTCTTCACGAACATTTGGCCCCTTTCAACGATATCCGTTCTCTATACTCTCACAGTACTTAGACTACCATAGAAAAAACTCTAGTAACTTTTCAATTGTGTAACTTTTTTGGTATATAAATGAAAAAGCCGAAACCCTTGGTAATAAAGGGATTTCGGCTCTTCTATTAGAAAATTTATGAAATTCCTTGTCTACTTTTGTAACATTCCTGTAATAAAAGAAAAACTTTTTTTACAGTTACTTGCTAGAAAATAGCTGCACCCAATAATAATTTCCGTGGGAATCAGCTTTAATGCCAACGCCAATGTTAGTATAGGTTTCCTTCAACATATTTTCCCTGTGCTCCTCTGATGCCATCCATGCGTCTACTACATCTTTCGGCTGCTTGAAGTTGCGTCCAATGTTTTCTCCAAATCTTGTAAATTCGTAGTCAAAAAGGATAGCCATATCCCAAGGATGCCCGTAGTATGGAGAGTAGTGGTCAAAGTAATTCCGCTGTATCATATCCTGGGCTTTAATAATCGCCAATTGATTAAGGGCAAAATCTTGGTTAAGGGCTGGAACCCCTGCTTTTTTCCGCTCTTCATTCACTAATTGAACCACTTCATTTGTCCAGCTGACTGCCGTGTTCACGGTGGAAATATAATGTTTCGATAAATAATCATAAGCTAATTGATATGTTCTGACTTTATTTTGAAAATCCATGCCCCGGTCAACGAAAGTGGCCAATTGGGCTCTCGTTACAAAGGTATTGGGGGAAAATGTCGTTGGGGATGTTCCTTTAATAATCCCTATATCCGCCAACGATTCAATATAATCCTTTGCCCAAAAATCTTTCGGATAATCTTGGAAGGAAGTTTTATTAACCGAATCTACTTTTACGCCGTAAGTAAGGGCAATCATTTTAGCAATTTGCGCCCTTGTCAGCGGTTCTTCTGGGCGAAAATGTTCGCTATTTTGAACAATGCCCAACTCTGCCAATTTTCGGATTTCTTTATAATATGGGTGGTTTGGGGCAACATCTTTGGCTTTAAATTGGAAATCTGATTCAAGCGGCACTTTCATGGATCTCGCTAATAGGCTCGCTGCTTCAGCACGTGTGGCATTTTGATTCGGCTTAAAGGTGCCATCCTCATAGCCGCTGATATACCCTTTTTCCGTCAGTGCCATAATGGATGCCGCAGCCCAAAAATTGCTGCTGACATCTTTATATGAAGATTTTGATGCTCCTAAAGCAGCCGCATCGATGTGTAAAAAAATTCCATATACAAAGACAATGAAAGTGGCGATTCTGATCATTTGTTTCATAAACGCTCTCTCCACTCTTAAAAACAATTTAAATATATATTCTCTATTTTCATCGGAATAACCTTTATTTTAGTAACTATTTCTGTAAAAAATTTATAATTTTGTAATATGTAATATAAAAAATGCATTATCACAAGTTCCTCCATGCTACACTTGAGATAATGCATCACTCAGAATCTTCCAACCGGGACTATTCAACCCCAATAAATTCGAAGTTTGCTGCGTCTACTGCATCAATGGCTCTTTTTAGGAATGTCGCCAATTGGCCGCGCGTCAAGGACTGATATGGACTAAAGGTCGTTGGAGTCGTACCTGTCGTAATTTTATAATCCACAAGGGTTTGAATATATTGTCTCGTCGGAATATCTTGAATTGTATTGACATCTTCAAAAGGAGTCGTTGTATTTTTTGAGATGTCCAATTCAAAAGCCAACGAAAGCATTTTTGCGATTTGCGAACGTGTCAACGGATGATTCGGTTTAAATGTGCCGTCCGGATAGCCGCTGATGATCTTTTTTTGGCTAAGGACCGCAATCGCTCCATAATATTTGCTTGATTTTGGAACATCTTTAAACCCAGGGTCTTCTCCATCGAACGTATCGAATTGAAGGGCATTAACAATGAATAAAGCAGCTTCTTTGCGTGTGACAGCTTTATAAGATTCAAAGGTTTTGCTGCTTGTCCCCTCCACAATGCCTTTGTCGAAAAGTTCTACAATGGCTTGATAATGTGCATCCTTTGGCGAAACATCAACAAATGGATTTTCTGCTGCTTTTGCTGGGGGAGAAATACAAATTGCCGCAATTCCTATAATGAAGGAAATCCCCCATTTTTTTATAAATTTCATATATCGTTCCTCCCATTCTATAACCCCTATTGTAGCGTAGATGTTTTAAGGATTCTACACAAATTTTGCCAGAAAAATAACATCGGGGGGCAGAATTCTAAAAAAATCCGCAATTTCGCTGCTTAAAAAAATCGGCCGAACGGAAAAGCATTTGTTTTCCATTCGGCCTTTCTATTAAAACTTTCCCTGCAATTTTCGAGTATTAGTTTTGGTTGGCAGCCTGAAAACTAATACTCATAAGCAGATTGGGGGACAAAACCAATTGCGCTTGTCCGTCTGCTTCAGTATGGCAACAGAAAAAATTGCTGCCCACTTATAGTGGATTATTCAGCAGGAACTTTTACATCTACTGTAGTGCTTGCTAATGCACTAGCAGAACCAGCTTTTTTCACTACTAATACTACT encodes the following:
- a CDS encoding N-acetylmuramoyl-L-alanine amidase, translating into MERKSFFIMAFVLCISFILNLHTANAKVQFVDVPSTHEAYEEIQYLIDLGAIKGYETENGTYYKPYNSVTRGQAAKMVVVSAGLQPLSVTRSNFTDVEAGTELSGYVERAYKEGFISAYRTGQFSPNAALTRQEMAKALALAFNLDVEKYAKLSIPFKDVPQDHPYYKYIAAIYYNGITQGSTSGNNRVFMPQSNVTRAQFAMFIARAREDKFRLELPVQGVQAPNINDAIGTVMATVNNLNVRSSQDATSNDNKIGQINKGDTLPLFEVQSGWFKVMYKDQFAYISSDYAQVVDDSGQPLGNVVKKVNANERVNVYKSSNKNSKVIGYFNGGEEIPVYKTVGSYYLTAKNGIPGYVQISLTKEKTAENPNQTVPKEPGKVETPPATSASTIGRVTTNALNIREKADASSNSLGTLNKGDVVTVHSITGNWANITTSDGKKGYVHKTYLKLINQSGSPVKDRIIVIDAGHGGKDPGASSNGAVEKEITLKVATVVKNKLEAAGAKVIMTRTGDTYPTLEDRVNIALNHHAEVFVSIHVNSASSTSAKGTETYYSVQGNVNVEEDEVLAKAINNQIVRNAGMHDRGVKKQDYYVIRNMLLPSVLVELGFITNPDDRAKLTNSEYIEIFGDSIYKGIVEYYQK
- a CDS encoding C40 family peptidase, giving the protein MKKKWLLSIFASFMLVSGIGINAAEAATAEELTSTAKQYLGAPYKYGGTNIQTGIDCSGFTRYVFSQFGITLKRSSKEQYTQGTAVSKSDLQPGDLVFFNTSGSGISHVGIYLGDGQFISATTSDGVDIDDINDPYYWGSRYVGARRVAEFTTEQAEEVKEAAIDYSIYASRGEVATRLAQALNLDTSDTNSSFVDVKPEAKYAGAVTALQKLAVFTGDDNGKFNPGSPITRGQLAKVLVLAYGLELKGEAPTFADVPADHWAYEYVSILASNGIAFGKNDGTFGVDDYATLEHLDIFIERIQNLK
- a CDS encoding S-layer homology domain-containing protein, yielding MKQMIRIATFIVFVYGIFLHIDAAALGASKSSYKDVSSNFWAAASIMALTEKGYISGYEDGTFKPNQNATRAEAASLLARSMKVPLESDFQFKAKDVAPNHPYYKEIRKLAELGIVQNSEHFRPEEPLTRAQIAKMIALTYGVKVDSVNKTSFQDYPKDFWAKDYIESLADIGIIKGTSPTTFSPNTFVTRAQLATFVDRGMDFQNKVRTYQLAYDYLSKHYISTVNTAVSWTNEVVQLVNEERKKAGVPALNQDFALNQLAIIKAQDMIQRNYFDHYSPYYGHPWDMAILFDYEFTRFGENIGRNFKQPKDVVDAWMASEEHRENMLKETYTNIGVGIKADSHGNYYWVQLFSSK
- a CDS encoding S-layer homology domain-containing protein — its product is MKFIKKWGISFIIGIAAICISPPAKAAENPFVDVSPKDAHYQAIVELFDKGIVEGTSSKTFESYKAVTRKEAALFIVNALQFDTFDGEDPGFKDVPKSSKYYGAIAVLSQKKIISGYPDGTFKPNHPLTRSQIAKMLSLAFELDISKNTTTPFEDVNTIQDIPTRQYIQTLVDYKITTGTTPTTFSPYQSLTRGQLATFLKRAIDAVDAANFEFIGVE